TTTTCAACACTTATCCAAAAAAATAAGCAATTAAAAATCCTAGAAATCGGCTGTGCCAACTCAATCTGGCCGATATATTTTCATCAATACCACAATGCTGAAGTTTTTGGTCTTGATTACTCAGAAATCGGCTGTGAAAAGAGCCGAAAACTATTCAAGCACTTTAATGTACCTGGAACTGTGTATCAGGAAGATCTTTTTAATCCACCAGAAGAACTAAAAAACACATTTGATATGGTGTTCTCATTCGGAGTCGTTGAACATTTTGAAAACACAGCTGAGTGTTTGAAAGCATGCTCTGCCTATCTCAAACCCTCAGGAAAACTAGTCACAGTCATACCTAACATCCCCAGTATCATTGGTTTCTTGCAAAAAATGGTCGATAGAGATATCTATGACATCCATGTTCCTCTTACAAAGAAAAAATTTGCAAAGGCACATCATGATGCGGAGTTGAATCTTCAAAGCTGTGAGCACTTTATGTCGATTCATTTGGGAATTGTAGTTTCCAAAAAGTTTAGAAAAATGCTTTCCGTTCCCACTAAACTGCTCTGGATTGCTGAACGCTATGGCATTCGATTGCCAAGAAATCGTTTAACTTCTCCTTATATTGTGGCAATCGCAAACAAAGAATGCTCGTCCTAAAGTATCTAAGAAAGGTTACTCACACATGACAAGTAAGCTGGCAACTTTGCCATCCCACAACACACTCCGTTTCAAATTCGGGGCCAACTGGGCAAATTTCCTAAAAACCCTCAACAATGAGCGCATTCAAATCGCTGAGC
This window of the Pseudomonadota bacterium genome carries:
- a CDS encoding class I SAM-dependent methyltransferase; this translates as MNTLKQSDKAGSTYWDQCWQNTNIPTTFDHTNQSLDNYPNLQFHQLFSTLIQKNKQLKILEIGCANSIWPIYFHQYHNAEVFGLDYSEIGCEKSRKLFKHFNVPGTVYQEDLFNPPEELKNTFDMVFSFGVVEHFENTAECLKACSAYLKPSGKLVTVIPNIPSIIGFLQKMVDRDIYDIHVPLTKKKFAKAHHDAELNLQSCEHFMSIHLGIVVSKKFRKMLSVPTKLLWIAERYGIRLPRNRLTSPYIVAIANKECSS